Proteins encoded in a region of the Esox lucius isolate fEsoLuc1 chromosome 9, fEsoLuc1.pri, whole genome shotgun sequence genome:
- the si:dkey-23f9.4 gene encoding hydrolethalus syndrome protein 1 homolog, which produces MENLDFSEEEIQQQLEAFGYHNIPRHRLREFKRDLDELIRHEKSKSHTSSEFTSPRSQNTTSKSPPAFTKVKVHQDNTAALRNAVFPQTDGRVLTSTYSRDNSNFGDRREGFDSYAKHSVAPKYQRPSTAPNRLEVDPDLTDIQQLSFTVSQSSTPDRDTEAHGRPFIKRKVLRKRQGQVHVCDESTHSEDSGAVSGLEERLGGLRVSPSAYQDSELESEDAGSLRDQHGPELGGLSAFEAYIRRMARSRSDSDIRPRPKSFIRPMRDHPHTRNLKKTDPVAKYFQYKQDWEMFKAPGEKDRKALHWEIREQLAFQPPPSKPQRVYVPNTYVVPTEKKRSTLRWEIRHDLANGLLPPTNYRL; this is translated from the exons ATGGAAAACCTCGATTTTTCAGAAGAGGAAATTCAACAGCAGTTGGAAGCATTTGGTTACCACAACATACCAAGACACCGACTGCGTGAATTCAAAAGAG ATTTGGACGAGCTGATTCGACATGAAAAATCAAAGAGCCATACATCTAGTGAGTTTACCTCTCCAAGATCTCAAAACACCACCTCAAAAAGTCCACCTGCGTTCACAAAGGTTAAAG TCCACCAGGATAATACTGCAGCACTCAGAAATGCGGTGTTCCCTCAGACAGATGGACGG GTGCTCACCTCCACGTACAGCAGAGACAACAGTAACTTTGGTGATAGACGGGAGGGTTTTGACTCCTACGCCAAGCATTCAGTGGCCCCAAAGTACCAGCGTCCCTCAACGGCCCCTAACAGGCTGGAGGTGGATCCGGACCTAACTGACATTCAGCAGTTATCTTTTACTGTTAGTCAGTCATCCAccccagacagagacactgaagCACATGGGAGGCCATTTATCAAAAGGAAAGTCCTTAG GAAACGTCAAGGCCAAGTTCATGTGTGTGATGAATCAACACATAGTGAAGATTCAg GTGCAGTGAGTGGGCTGGAGGAGCGCCTGGGAGGCCTGCGGGTGTCCCCCTCCGCCTATCAGGACTCTGAGTTGGAGAGTGAGGACGCCGGGAGTCTGAGAGACCAGCACGGGCCGGAGTTGGGCGGTCTCAGTGCCTTTGAAGCCTACATCCGAAGAATG GCCAGATCTCGGAGTGATAGTGACATTAGACCCCGGCCCAAGTCAT TTATACGACCAATGAGGGATCATCCTCACACCAGAAACCTGAAGAAGACCGACCCAGTGGCAAA GTATTTCCAGTACAAGCAGGACTGGGAAATGTTTAAAGCAccaggagagaaagacaggaaagcTCTACACTGGGAAATCAGG GAACAGCTGGCGTTCCAACCTCCGCCA TCGAAGCCTCAGAGAGTATATGTGCCCAACACCTACGTGGTGCCGACCGAGAAGAAACGCTCCACCCTCAGATGGGAAATACGTCATGACTTGGCCAATGGTCTCTTACCGCCCACCAACTATCGACTCTAG